One Ornithinicoccus hortensis genomic window, CGGCAAGTTGCTCGGCTCGGTGAGCCACAAGGTGCTGGAGGCCGCGGCGTGCCCGGTCATCGTGGTGAAGGCGCCCCGCGACTGACCGGCCTCAGTCGCCGGCCGACCCCCTGACCACCTGTGCGAACCGCTGCGCGAGCGGCTGCCAGGACCTGCGCAGCTGGGATTCGGCGGCACGCACCCGGTCGCCCAGTTCGCCGAAGCCCGCCCGCACCTCCGGGGTCACCTTCGGTGCCTCGTGGTCCAACCACCCGGCGAAGACGTCGGCGTTGGCCTCCGGGTGGAACTGCACCCCCCAGGCGCGCTCGCCGAACCGTGCCGCCTGCACGGTGCCGTCGGCGAAGGTGGCCAGCACCCGGGAGCCCGGGGGCAGGTCCAGGACGACGTCCTGGTTCGATTGGATGGCCGGGGCCCCGGGCAGCACGGCCCGGAGCAGCGGGTCCTCCCGCCCCTCGGCGGTGGGGTTGAACGGGCTCAGCCCCCGGTACCGGCCGTGCGGGTTGCGCCCGACGGTGCCGCCCAGGGCCAGTGCCGCGAGCTGGTGGCCTAGGCAGATGCCGAGGAAGGGCAGCCGGCCGGCGATGGTCGTGGCGATCAGCGCCCGGGTCGCGGGCAGCCAGGGCGTGCCCTCGTCGTCGGCGTCCATCGAGCCGCCCAGCACGACCAGCCCGTGGTGATCGGGGAGCGCGGCCGGGATGGCCCGGCCCGAGGATGCGTCGAGCACGTCGGTCTCGATCCCGGCGCCGTTCACCCAGGCGCCGAACCACGCCGGTGGACACATCTCCTGGTGCTGGATCACCAGCAGGCGGTGCTTCATCCGGGCAATGTAGCGGTCAGCCGACCTCGCTCACGGAGGCGGGGCCGAAGAACTCCTCACCCGTGTCGCTCGCACCCTCGGTCGGGTCGGTGACCTGGATCTCGACGGCGTGCGGTTGCAGTTCACCGGACGCGATCTGCTCGGCCCAGTGGCAGGCGACCCGGTGGCTCTGCGTCGCGCCCTCGACCTGCAGCGTGCGCAGCTCGGGACGTTCGGTGTCACACCGGGTCTCCTGCCGCCACGGGCAGCGGGTGTGGAACCGGCAGCCGCTCGGCGGGTTGGCCGGGCTCGGCAGGTCGCCGGCGAGCAGGATCTGCTCCCTGCTGTCCTCCACGACCGGGTCCGGGACGGGCACGGCGGACATCAGCGCCCGGGTGTAGGGGTGGAGGGGCAACGCGTAGAGGTCGTCCGCGTCCGCCTCCTCCACCAGGGACCCGAGGTACATCACGCCGACCCGGTCGCTGATGTGCCGGACCACGGCGAGGTCGTGCGCGATCACCAGGTAGGTGAGACCGAACTCCTCCTGCAGGTCCTCCAACAGGTTGACCACCTGCGCCTGCACCGAGACGTCGAGGGCGCTGACCGGCTCGTCGGCCACGATCAACTTGGGGTCGACGGACAGTGCCCGGGCGATCCCGACCCGCTGCCGCTGACCGCCGGAGAACTCGTGCGGGTACTTCTGCAGCGCCGTCTTGGGCAGCCCCACGGCCTGCAGGAGCCCCACGAGGCGCTCGTGGGCGTCCTGGCCCTTGACCAGCCCGTGTGCCTTCATCCCCTCCAGCAGGAGCTGCTCCACGGTCTGTCGGGGGTCCAGGCTGCCGAGCGGGTCCTGGAAGACCATCTGCATGTCGTGGCGGCGACGTCGCAGCGCCTCGCCCTTGAGGGAGGCCAGGTCGGTGCCGTCGAAGACCACCTCGCCCTCGGTGAGTTCCTCCAGCTGCAGCAGCGCCCGGCCGAAGGTCGACTTGCCGCACCCGGACTCGCCGACCAGCCCGTAGGTCTCACCGCGCAGGATCTGCAGGTCCATGCCGTCCACCGCGTAGACGTGGCCGACGGTCCGGTCGAAGATGATCCCGCGCTTGATCGGGAAGTGCACCTTGACGCCGCGGACGTCGACCAGGACGTCCCGCTCGGCGGTCGCGGTCGTGGCGCCGCCGTCCGGCTCGGTCGCGGGGTCGGGCGTCTGCTCGCTCATCAGCTGGCCTCCGTCGTCGTGGTCGGGTCCGCCGGGGCGGTCGGGGCCTGGCTGCCGTCGACGGGCAACGGGTTGTGGCACCGGAGCAGCCGGGCGTCCGGTACGGCGTCGTCGGCCACCAGGTCAGGGGTGACGGTGCGGCACGTGTCGATCGCGCTGCTGCACCGGGGGGCGAAGGCGCAGGCGGAGTCCCACGGGATGTTGTCGGCGACCGAGCCGGGGACCGGGCTGAGCCGGCGCCCGCGGGGGTCGTCCAGCCGGGGGATGGAGGCCAGCAGGCCACCGGTGTAGGGGTGCCGCGGGACCTTGAACAGGTCGTGTCGCTGGGCGCGCTCCACGATCCGGCCCCCGTAGAGCACGTTGACCTCGTCGCACAGACCGGCCACGACGCCGAGGTCGTGGGTGATCATGATCAGGGCGGTGCCGGAGTCGACCACCAACTCGCGCAGTAGCGCCAGGATCTGCGCCTGGATGGTGACGTCCAGGGCGGTCGTGGGCTCGTCGGCGATCAGCAGCCGTGGCTCGCAGGCCAGCGCCATCGCGATGAGTGCCCGCTGCCGCATCCCGCCGGAGAGCTGGTGGGGATACTCGCTGAGCCGTCGCGTGGGGTCCGGGATGCCGACCTTGTCGAGCAGTTCGGTGGCCCGGGTCTTGGCCGGCCCGCGCTTCATCCCCTTGTGTCGCTGCAGCACCTCGGTGACCTGGGTGCCCAGCGGCACCACCGGGTTCAGCGAGCTGAGCGGGTCCTGGAAGATCATCGCCAGGTCCCGGCCACGACGGTCCCGCATCTCACCGTCGGACAGCGAGAACAGGTCCTGACCGGCGAACCGGACCGAGCCGGTGACGGTGTTGCCGCGGTTCGGGAGCAGGCGCATGATCGCCAACGAGGTGACGGACTTGCCGCAACCTGACTCGCCGACCAGGCCGACGGTCTCGCCCGGGTTGACGGTGAAGCTCACGCCGTCCACGGCGGTGAACTGCCGCTTGCCCTTCTGGCCGAAGGTGACCCGGAGGTCCTCGACCTCCAGGAGTGCACCGGTTGTCGCAGAACTCACCGTCGTCACCTCCGTGACTTGGGGTCGAGGGCCTCGCGCAGCGACTCACCCATCAGGGTGAAGCCGAGCGCGACCACGATGATGCAGATCGCCGGGTAGACCGCGATGTGCGGGAAGGTGTTGAAGAACCGCTGCGCTGCGCCGAGCATCTGGCCCCACTCCGGGACGGAGTCGTCCGGGTTGCCCAACCCGAGGAAGGACAGGGCGGCGGCGTCGATGATCGCCACGGCCAGCACCAGGGTGCCCTGGACGATCACCGGACCGAGCGAGTTGGGCAGCATGTGCCGGAAGACGATGGCGGCCGGTTTCACGCCGAGGGCGCGGGCGGCGAGCACGTGGTCGCTGTGCCGCTGGGAGAGCATCGACCCGCGCAGCAGCCGGGCGAAGATCGGCACCTGGATGATGGCGATCGCCAGGATCACCGTCCACTGGCTGGGGCGGGCGAACATCGCCGCGATGGAGAAGGCCATCAACAGGGACGGGATGGAGAGCATCACGTCGACCACCCGCATGACCGCGCTGTCCATCCACCCGCCGATGCCGCCGGCCAGGGTGCCGAGCAGCATCCCTCCGGCGAGACCGCCGAGGGTGGCCAGCACGCCCACGATCAGGGTCTGTCGGGACCCGACCAGCAACCGGGAGAAGAGGTCGCGCCCGGCATTGTCGCCACCGAGCAGGTGGCCCTCCTGGGCGGGCGGGATCGGGGTGGCCGGGCTGATCTGGGACCGCAGCTCCGGCACCGCCTTCGTCGGGTCGAACGGGGCCACGAACGGGGCGATGATCGCCACCAGGACGAAGACCGAGACGATGGTCAGCCCGATCAGGAAGACCGGGTCGCGGCGCAGCCGGCGCCACGCGCTCTGGAGCAGGCTGACCCCTTCGTCCTTGGACAGGGTGCCGGCCTCGGCCAGGCTGTCGATCCGGTCCTTCTTGCGTTGACCGAACGTGGTGTCTGTCGCCATCACAGCCCTTTCACCGGGTCCGGACGCGTGGATCGATGATCGCGTAGGCGATATCGACCAGCAGGTTGACGATGATGTAGATCAGCGCGGCCATCATGATGACCACCTGGAGGATGGGGTAGTCCCGCAACGTGAAGCCCTGGGCCAGGGCGTCGCCGATCCCGGGGAAGGCGAAGACCTTCTCGGTCAGCACGGCGCCGGCCAGCAGGGCACCGATCTGCAAGCCGATGATCGTGACGACCGGGATCAGGGCGTTGCGCATGATGTGCCGGCCCCGGATGGTCGAGGAGGTCAGGCCCTTGGCCCGCGCGGTCCGCACGTAGTCCTCGTCCATCACCTCGATCACCGAGGCCCGGGTGATCCGGAAGATGATCGCGAACGGGATCGAGCTGAGCGCGAGCGCCGGCAGGATCAGGTGCTTGAGGGCGTCCCAGACGGCGTCCCACTCCCGGGTCATGATGCCGTCGAGGATGTAGAAGTTGGTGATGTGCGTGGCGTTGATCCCGACGCCGGACCTCCCCGACGGGGGCAACAGGCCCCACCGGACGGCGAAGATGTACTTCAGCACGTAGGCGAGGAAGAAGACGGGGACGGCGACACCCACCAGGGAGAAGATCACGCTGCCGGTGTCGAAGATCCCGCCGCGGCGCCGTGCCGCCAGGTAGCCCAGCGGGATCGCCAGGACCAGGGCGATCGCGATCGCGATGATGCTCAGCTCGATGGTGGCGGGGAAGCGCTGGAGGAAGACCTCCATCGCGGGCTGGCCCCGGAAGACCCCGTTGGAGATGCCGAAGTCGCCCTGGACGGCCCGGGTCAGGAACCGCCAGTACTGCACGAAGATCGAGTCGTTGAGCCCCAGCTGCTCGCGCAGCGCCGCTGCGGACTCCGGGGTGCCGCGCTCGCCGAGCAGGGCGGAGACGGGACCACCGGGCAGCGAGCGTAGCCAGGCGAAGAGCAACAGGCTCATCATGAACATGGCCAGCACTGCTTGGAGCAGCCGGCGCACGATGAATTTCAGCACTTGTCCTCCAGTGGTCCGGTACGGCTGGGTGCCCGGACACGGCGACGGGCTGGGCCAGAGTAGCCCAGCCCGTCGTGTGTCCGGCTGCGTCAGCGCTGACGCAGGGCGGGTGGTGGTGCTGTGCTGCTTACTCGGTGACCGTGACCGTGGAGAAGTCCTCGGCCGTCAACGGGCTGGCGATCAGCCCCTCGACGTTCGGACCGACCACGATCGCCGGCGGGCTGTGCGAGATCGGCAGACCGGGCAGCCAGTCCTCGCTCATGATGTTGGCGTTGAGCTCCTCGTACATCGCCGTGCGGGTCTCCTCGTCCGGCTCGCCGTCGGCGGCCCGCAGCGCGTCCTGCAGCTCCTGGTGGAACGGCAGCGGCTCGGTGCCGAACTGGTTGTCGTCACCGCAGAAGAAGGCGCACAGGAAGTTGTCCGCCGAGTTCAGGTCTCCGGTCCAGCCGAGGAAGAAGGCCGGGGCCTGCGACTGCTGGGTGCCGTCGATGTAGCCACCGGACCAGGGCTTGGACACCGGGTTCACCGTCACGCCGACGGCCTCCCAGTCGGCCTTCACCGCGTCGTAGATGCGCTGCGGGTCCGGCAGGTACGGGCGGGTGACCTCGGTCGGGTACCAGAGGTCGATGGTCAGGTCGGAGGCGCCGGCCTCGGCGAGCAGGTCCTTGGCCAGGTCCGGGTCGTAGGCGTACGGCTCGATCGAGCTGTTGTAGCCGCTCACCGTGTTCGGGATGAACTGGGTGGCCACCTCGGCTCCCTCGGGCAGCTGGTTCTGGACCAGCGTCTCGCGGTCGATGGCGTGGTAGAGGGCCTGCCGGATCAGCGGGTCCTCCAGCTGCGGGTCGGCCACCGAGTTCAGCGCCAGGTAGAGGATGTTGAACGGGTCACGGATCATCACCTGGTTGCCGCCCTCCTCCAGGGAGGCCCAGTCGACCGGGTTCGGCAGGTCGTAGCCGTTGATGGTGCCGGCCTCGAGCTCCTGCCGGCGGGCGTTCTCGTCCGGGATGATCTTGAAGACCAGGTTGGCCACGCCCGCGGCGTCGCCCCAGTAGTCGTCGTTGCGGACCAGGGTCACCGTGGCGCCGGCGTTGTCGTAGGACTCGAACTTGAACGGGCCGGTGCCGGTCGGGTGCTCCTCGGCATACTCAGGGTAGACGAATGCCTCACCCTCGGCCTTGACGTCGTTGGCGTTGTACTCCTCCATCGCCGTGGGCGACTGGATCGCGTATGCCGACTGGCTGAGCACCATCGGGAACTTGCCGGTGGGGCGGGTGATGGTGATCTCGGCGGTGAGCTCCTCGGTCGCCTCGCAGCCACCGTAGAGCGAGTCGTCGCCGAAGCCGAAGTCGTTGCCGTAGTAGTAGGCCACGGCCGGGTTCTGCCCGACCTCGTTCTGGTCGGCCCACCGCTCGAAGTTGGCGCAGACGGCCTCGGCGTTGAAGTCCGTGCCGTCGTGGAAGGTCACGCCCTCCTGGAGGTTGAAGGTCCAGGTCAGGCCGTCCTCGCTGCCCTCCCAGTCGGTGGCGAGCTCGGGGACTCCCTCGGTGCCGCCGGCCTCGATACCGACCAGGTTCTGGAAGATCTGCCGGGACACCCGGAAGGTTTCGCCGTCGCTGGCGTAGAACGGGTCGAAGGTGGTCGGCGCACCCGCCGCCCCGAAGACGAACGTGCCGTCGGTGGGCTCGGGAGCCTCACCGGAGCCGCCGTCGGTCTCGCTGCCGGCGTCGCCACCACCGTCGCCGCCGGTGTCGTCGTCGCGCTGGGACTGCGCGCAGGACGACAGGACCAGCGCCATGGCGGCTACGCCGGCGGCTGCCGCAAACTTGCGGTTGATCATCGTGCCTCCTCGAAGGGGCTCTCCAGGGCCTTGACGCCTGGGACGAGCCTGGTCGGAATGGGCGGAACCCTACGCGCAGCCACGGGGGTGGGGAAGCATTCGCCACCACTCGTTGCAGAACCTTGATCGACTTGAGACACGGGACGACACGGCATACTGACGCACCGTGCCCACCATGACCGTCGTCGCCGCCCTGTTGGTCGACGACCTGGTGCGGCCCACCCGGCTGCTGGCCGCCCGGCGCAGCGCGCCGCCGGAGCTGGCTGGCTGCTGGGAGTTCCCCGGCGGCAAGGTCGAGCCGGGCGAGGACCTGGTGCAGGCCCTGCGGCGCGAGCTGCGCGAGGAGCTGGGCACGGAGCTGACGTTGGGGGACCGACTGCCCGCGCCGCACGAGGAGGGGTGGCCGTTGACCGGCGCCTGGCGGATGCACCTGTGGTGGGCGGTCCCGCAGCACCGACCGGAACCGCTGGAGGACCACGACGCACTGCGGTGGCTGGCGCCGGAGGACCTGCACAGCGTGCCCTGGCTGCGCACCAATGTGGCGATCGTCACGGCCGTGGCGCAGCGGATGCTCGCGGGCTGAGACAATGAGCAAATGCCTTTAGCCTCACGCGACGACGTCCGTAACGTCGCCATCATCGCCCACGTCGACCACGGCAAGACCACCCTGGTCGACGCCATGCTCTGGCAGGCCGGCGCGTTCGCCGAGCACGCTGCCGCCGCCCACGCCGTCGAGCGGGTGATGGACTCCGGGGACCTGGAGCGGGAGAAGGGCATCACGATCCTGGCCAAGAACACCGCGATCTCCTACGCCGGCCCGTCCGCGGCGGCCCTGGGCCAGGTCGACGGCGTGACGATCAACATCATCGACACCCCCGGCCACGCCGACTTCGGCGGTGAGGTCGAGCGCGGCCTGTCCATGGTCGACGGGGTGGTCCTGCTGGTCGATGCCTCCGAGGGCCCGCTGCCGCAGACCCGCTTCGTGCTCCGCAAGGCGCTCGCGGCCAGGCTCCCGGTCATCCTGTGCGTCAACAAGGTGGACCGTCCGGACGCCCGGATCGAGGCCGTGGTGGGCGAGGTCGAGGACCTGTTTCTGGACCTGATGGACGACGCGGGGCTGGAGGAGGGCCTGGACTTCCCGATCGTCTACGCCTCGGCCAAGGCCGGACGGGCCTCGCTGACCCGTCCCGCCGACGGCGAGCTGCCCGAGGAGGAGAACCTCGAGCCGTTGTTCCGCACCCTCCTGGAGACCATCCCGGCCCCGTCCTACGACCCGGAGGTCCCGCTGCAGGCGCACGTGACCAACCTGGACTCCTCTCCGTTCCTGGGACGTCTCGCGCTGTGCCGGGTGCGTTCCGGCACGATCCGCAAGGGTCAGCAGGTGGCCTGGTGCCGCCGGGACGGGTCGACCGAGAAGGTCAAGATCACCGAGCTGCTGCTCACCGAGGCGCTGGAGCGGGTGCCCGCCGACGAGGCCGGCCCGGGCGACATCATCGCGATCGCCGGGATCCCGGAGATCACCATCGGGGAGACCCTGGCCGACGCCGACGACCCCCGGCCGCTGCCGTTGATCACGGTCGACGAACCGGCGATCTCGATGACCATCGGCACCAACACCTCCCCGCTGGTCGGGCGGGTGAAGGGCGCCAAGGTCACCGCCCGCCTGGTCAAGGACCGGCTGGACAAGGAGCTCGTCGGCAACGTCTCGCTGCGGGTGCTGCCGACCGAGCGTCCGGACACCTGGGAGGTGCAGGGCCGCGGCGAGCTGGCGCTGGCCATCCTGGTGGAGCAGATGCGCCGGGAGGGGTTCGAGCTGACCGTCGGGAAGCCGCAGGTGGTGACCAGGACGGTCGACGGCGCCCTGCACGAACCGGTCGAGCACCTGACCATCGACGCCCCCGAGGAGCACCTGGGGACGATCACCCAGCTGCTGGCGGCCCGCAAGGGCCGGATGGACCAGATGAGCAACCACGGCACGGGCTGGGTCCGGATGGAGTATGTCGTGCCCTCCCGCGGTCTGATCGGGTTCCGCACCGAGTTCCTCACCGAGACCCGGGGCACCGGCATCGCGCACCACGTGTTCGACGGGTACGCGCCGTGGTTCGGGGAGATCCGCACCCGGCAGAGCGGCTCGCTGGTCGCCGACCGGTCCGGCGCCGCGACGACATACGCGATGTTCAACCTGCAGGAGCGGGGAACCCTCTTCGTCGAGCCCACGACCGAGGTCTACGAGGGGATGATCGTCGGGGAGAACTCCCGCGCCGACGACATGGACGTCAACATCACCAAGGAACGCAAGCTCACCAACGTCCGGTCAGCCGGGGCCGACGTCCTCGAACGGCTGATCCCGCCGCGCCGGCTGAGCCTGGAGCAGAGCCTGGAGTTCTGTCGCGAGGACGAGTGCGTCGAGGTGACGCCGGAGGCGGTCCGGATCCGCAAGGTGGTGCTGGACCACGTGGAGCGCAACCGGGCCACAGCGAGGGCCCGCAGGTCATGAGCGCCGGGCGCCGACCGCTGCTCCCGGGGGATTCCCCCGGGGTGCTGGTCGCCGTGCACGCCCACCCGGACGACGAGACCCTGGCGACCGGGGTCGCGCTGGCGCACCACGTGGCCCGCGGCGACCGGGTGCACGTGATCACCTGCACCCTGGGGGAGGAGGGGGAGGTCATCCCGCCGGACCTGGCGCACCTGGAGGGGAGCGACGCGCTCGGCCCCTACCGCGCCGGGGAGCTGTCGGCCGCGATGGCCCGCCTCGGGGTGGACCACGAGTACCTCGGTGGCCCCGTCCCGCGCTGGCGCGACAGCGGGATGGCCGGCACCGCCAGTGCGGAGCACCCGCGGGCGTTCGTGGGGGCCGACCTGGCACAGGCCGCGGAACTGTTGGCGGCCCGGCTGGCCGAACTGGCCCCCGACGCCGTCCTCACCTACGACCCGCAGGGTGGCTACGGGCACCCGGACCACATCCGCACCCACGAGGTGACGGTGGCCGCGGTCCGCTCGCTGCCCCCGGCCGCGCGTCCGCTGCTGTATGCCGTGCTCACGCCGTCCTCCTGGGCGCGGGAGGACCGCGCCTGGCTGGCCGGGCACGTGCCCGCGGACGCCGGGCTCACCGTGCCGGGCCCGGACGAGCCGTATGCCGTGTCCGTCGTGGACGACGACCTGGTCACCCACGCGGTGGTGGACCCGGCGGCGCTGGGGTCCCAGGTCGCCGCGCTGCGGGAGCACGCGACGCAGGTCACCGTCTACGACGGCTACTATGCACTCTCCAACGACATCGCCGCGCGGCTCGCGGGGCGGGAGGGATATGCCCTGCTGGACCCCGACGGGACGTTCCCGGGGGGACCGGCTGGCGCCGGGAGGTCGTCGGGCGCGGGTGAGCCGACCGGAGGGGGAGCACCGTGAGCGGGCAGCCGGTGCCGTCGGACGGCACCGGGGCGGCCGGGGAGCCGGTGGACCCGCTGGAGTACCGCCGGGCGATCGGCCGGTTCGCCACCGGGGTCACGGTGGTGACGACCTTCGCCGGCCGGCACGACCACGCGATGACCGCCAACTCGGTGACGAGCGTCTCCCTGTACCCGGTGCTGATGCTGGTCAGCGTCGAGCAGGACTCCCGGTGGCACGAGGCCGTCGCGGAGTCCGGGGTGTGGGGGGTGAGCATCCTCGGCGAGCACGGCCGACCCACGGCCGAGTGGTTGGCCTCGCCGGGACGTCCCCTGCACGGCCAACTGGACCGGATCGCCCACCACCGGGGCCCGCAGACCGGGGTCGCGCTGCTCGACGGGGCACTGGCCACCCTCGAGTGCCGCACGGTGGCCGCCCACCCCGCGGGCGACCACACCCTGGTCGTGGGCGAGGTGCTCTCCGTGGAGAGCCCGGCCCGGGTCGAGGCCGCCCTGGTGCACTTCCGCGGGCGCTACGGGATCCTGCCCTGAGCCGCGACTCGCAGGGAGGTTCATGTCACCATGAGGGCACGTCTGGCCGAGCCCGGTGATCTCGAACTGCTCCTTCCGATGCTCTTGGACATGGGGTTCGTCGATGATGAGGCCGCACTGCGCGATCGATTCCCACTCTTCTGCGCATCCGTCGACCACCCGATCCTCGTCGCCGTCGACGAGGGCGGAGCGCTCCTTGGCTATGCCGCCCTACACGACCTGGGACAGCATCTGCGATCCGGGAACACGCACCGCACGGTCAAGCTGGACGACCTCTACACCGCACCCGCTCACCGACGCCGAGGAGTGGCAAGACTCCTGATGGAGGCGGTGGAGTCCTGGGCGCGCTCGCAACCAGTTCGCTACGTGTTCTGGTACGCGAACCAGGGGCCCGCAGGCGCCGCATACCAAGCCATGGGCTACGAGCCCGATGGGTCTGGGCAGGAAGGGTTCGACTTCTACGAGATCGATCTCGGTGATCCCCACGACAGATTGGCTCATCCTCAGCGGGGAACGTGACCGGGCATTCAACGTGGCAGTAGGGAACACCGGCGGCGTGACCGGGCCGGGGTCCCCGAGACTGTCAGGCGGAGCAGGCATACTGCTGGCGGGCGGGAGCGCCGCGACCACGAGGGACAGCCGATGAGGGAAAGCTGACGATGGAGACCGAGAGCACGCTGCACGAGGAGCCGCAGCGCAATGAGTGGTTGGGGATCACCATCCGCACCCTGCTGGCGCTGGCCGTGCTGGGCGCGGCCTACTTCGGGATCGCGCAGTACTTCGGCAACCGGATCCCCAACGGCACCACCGTGCACGGCGTGGACATTGGCAACATCACCCCAGAGGACGCACGGGAGACCGTCACCGCCAAGCTGGAGGACCTGGCCACCGACCCGGTCGTGGTGGAGATCGACGGTGAGCAGATCTCGTTGGACCCGGCGACCGCGGGACTCGGGCTGGACGTGGACGCCACGCTGGAGGGGATCGCCGGGGTCAGCTACGACCCGCGGGTGCTCTGGAGCCGGGTGACCGACAGCGGCAGGGAGCTCGAGCTGGT contains:
- a CDS encoding ABC transporter ATP-binding protein, with translation MTTVSSATTGALLEVEDLRVTFGQKGKRQFTAVDGVSFTVNPGETVGLVGESGCGKSVTSLAIMRLLPNRGNTVTGSVRFAGQDLFSLSDGEMRDRRGRDLAMIFQDPLSSLNPVVPLGTQVTEVLQRHKGMKRGPAKTRATELLDKVGIPDPTRRLSEYPHQLSGGMRQRALIAMALACEPRLLIADEPTTALDVTIQAQILALLRELVVDSGTALIMITHDLGVVAGLCDEVNVLYGGRIVERAQRHDLFKVPRHPYTGGLLASIPRLDDPRGRRLSPVPGSVADNIPWDSACAFAPRCSSAIDTCRTVTPDLVADDAVPDARLLRCHNPLPVDGSQAPTAPADPTTTTEAS
- a CDS encoding ABC transporter substrate-binding protein produces the protein MINRKFAAAAGVAAMALVLSSCAQSQRDDDTGGDGGGDAGSETDGGSGEAPEPTDGTFVFGAAGAPTTFDPFYASDGETFRVSRQIFQNLVGIEAGGTEGVPELATDWEGSEDGLTWTFNLQEGVTFHDGTDFNAEAVCANFERWADQNEVGQNPAVAYYYGNDFGFGDDSLYGGCEATEELTAEITITRPTGKFPMVLSQSAYAIQSPTAMEEYNANDVKAEGEAFVYPEYAEEHPTGTGPFKFESYDNAGATVTLVRNDDYWGDAAGVANLVFKIIPDENARRQELEAGTINGYDLPNPVDWASLEEGGNQVMIRDPFNILYLALNSVADPQLEDPLIRQALYHAIDRETLVQNQLPEGAEVATQFIPNTVSGYNSSIEPYAYDPDLAKDLLAEAGASDLTIDLWYPTEVTRPYLPDPQRIYDAVKADWEAVGVTVNPVSKPWSGGYIDGTQQSQAPAFFLGWTGDLNSADNFLCAFFCGDDNQFGTEPLPFHQELQDALRAADGEPDEETRTAMYEELNANIMSEDWLPGLPISHSPPAIVVGPNVEGLIASPLTAEDFSTVTVTE
- a CDS encoding type 1 glutamine amidotransferase, which encodes MKHRLLVIQHQEMCPPAWFGAWVNGAGIETDVLDASSGRAIPAALPDHHGLVVLGGSMDADDEGTPWLPATRALIATTIAGRLPFLGICLGHQLAALALGGTVGRNPHGRYRGLSPFNPTAEGREDPLLRAVLPGAPAIQSNQDVVLDLPPGSRVLATFADGTVQAARFGERAWGVQFHPEANADVFAGWLDHEAPKVTPEVRAGFGELGDRVRAAESQLRRSWQPLAQRFAQVVRGSAGD
- the mshB gene encoding N-acetyl-1-D-myo-inositol-2-amino-2-deoxy-alpha-D-glucopyranoside deacetylase, coding for MSAGRRPLLPGDSPGVLVAVHAHPDDETLATGVALAHHVARGDRVHVITCTLGEEGEVIPPDLAHLEGSDALGPYRAGELSAAMARLGVDHEYLGGPVPRWRDSGMAGTASAEHPRAFVGADLAQAAELLAARLAELAPDAVLTYDPQGGYGHPDHIRTHEVTVAAVRSLPPAARPLLYAVLTPSSWAREDRAWLAGHVPADAGLTVPGPDEPYAVSVVDDDLVTHAVVDPAALGSQVAALREHATQVTVYDGYYALSNDIAARLAGREGYALLDPDGTFPGGPAGAGRSSGAGEPTGGGAP
- the typA gene encoding translational GTPase TypA: MPLASRDDVRNVAIIAHVDHGKTTLVDAMLWQAGAFAEHAAAAHAVERVMDSGDLEREKGITILAKNTAISYAGPSAAALGQVDGVTINIIDTPGHADFGGEVERGLSMVDGVVLLVDASEGPLPQTRFVLRKALAARLPVILCVNKVDRPDARIEAVVGEVEDLFLDLMDDAGLEEGLDFPIVYASAKAGRASLTRPADGELPEEENLEPLFRTLLETIPAPSYDPEVPLQAHVTNLDSSPFLGRLALCRVRSGTIRKGQQVAWCRRDGSTEKVKITELLLTEALERVPADEAGPGDIIAIAGIPEITIGETLADADDPRPLPLITVDEPAISMTIGTNTSPLVGRVKGAKVTARLVKDRLDKELVGNVSLRVLPTERPDTWEVQGRGELALAILVEQMRREGFELTVGKPQVVTRTVDGALHEPVEHLTIDAPEEHLGTITQLLAARKGRMDQMSNHGTGWVRMEYVVPSRGLIGFRTEFLTETRGTGIAHHVFDGYAPWFGEIRTRQSGSLVADRSGAATTYAMFNLQERGTLFVEPTTEVYEGMIVGENSRADDMDVNITKERKLTNVRSAGADVLERLIPPRRLSLEQSLEFCREDECVEVTPEAVRIRKVVLDHVERNRATARARRS
- a CDS encoding (deoxy)nucleoside triphosphate pyrophosphohydrolase: MTVVAALLVDDLVRPTRLLAARRSAPPELAGCWEFPGGKVEPGEDLVQALRRELREELGTELTLGDRLPAPHEEGWPLTGAWRMHLWWAVPQHRPEPLEDHDALRWLAPEDLHSVPWLRTNVAIVTAVAQRMLAG
- a CDS encoding ABC transporter ATP-binding protein — encoded protein: MSEQTPDPATEPDGGATTATAERDVLVDVRGVKVHFPIKRGIIFDRTVGHVYAVDGMDLQILRGETYGLVGESGCGKSTFGRALLQLEELTEGEVVFDGTDLASLKGEALRRRRHDMQMVFQDPLGSLDPRQTVEQLLLEGMKAHGLVKGQDAHERLVGLLQAVGLPKTALQKYPHEFSGGQRQRVGIARALSVDPKLIVADEPVSALDVSVQAQVVNLLEDLQEEFGLTYLVIAHDLAVVRHISDRVGVMYLGSLVEEADADDLYALPLHPYTRALMSAVPVPDPVVEDSREQILLAGDLPSPANPPSGCRFHTRCPWRQETRCDTERPELRTLQVEGATQSHRVACHWAEQIASGELQPHAVEIQVTDPTEGASDTGEEFFGPASVSEVG
- a CDS encoding flavin reductase family protein, which gives rise to MSGQPVPSDGTGAAGEPVDPLEYRRAIGRFATGVTVVTTFAGRHDHAMTANSVTSVSLYPVLMLVSVEQDSRWHEAVAESGVWGVSILGEHGRPTAEWLASPGRPLHGQLDRIAHHRGPQTGVALLDGALATLECRTVAAHPAGDHTLVVGEVLSVESPARVEAALVHFRGRYGILP
- a CDS encoding ABC transporter permease, with product MLKFIVRRLLQAVLAMFMMSLLLFAWLRSLPGGPVSALLGERGTPESAAALREQLGLNDSIFVQYWRFLTRAVQGDFGISNGVFRGQPAMEVFLQRFPATIELSIIAIAIALVLAIPLGYLAARRRGGIFDTGSVIFSLVGVAVPVFFLAYVLKYIFAVRWGLLPPSGRSGVGINATHITNFYILDGIMTREWDAVWDALKHLILPALALSSIPFAIIFRITRASVIEVMDEDYVRTARAKGLTSSTIRGRHIMRNALIPVVTIIGLQIGALLAGAVLTEKVFAFPGIGDALAQGFTLRDYPILQVVIMMAALIYIIVNLLVDIAYAIIDPRVRTR
- a CDS encoding ABC transporter permease, with amino-acid sequence MATDTTFGQRKKDRIDSLAEAGTLSKDEGVSLLQSAWRRLRRDPVFLIGLTIVSVFVLVAIIAPFVAPFDPTKAVPELRSQISPATPIPPAQEGHLLGGDNAGRDLFSRLLVGSRQTLIVGVLATLGGLAGGMLLGTLAGGIGGWMDSAVMRVVDVMLSIPSLLMAFSIAAMFARPSQWTVILAIAIIQVPIFARLLRGSMLSQRHSDHVLAARALGVKPAAIVFRHMLPNSLGPVIVQGTLVLAVAIIDAAALSFLGLGNPDDSVPEWGQMLGAAQRFFNTFPHIAVYPAICIIVVALGFTLMGESLREALDPKSRR